From the genome of Sporomusa sphaeroides DSM 2875:
ATCCCCACCGTCAGCCGTTCTGACTGTTCATACAGCTCATACCTGCCATACCTGCCGTCCTCAGCTAATTTAAAAACCATGATGGTGTGATCTGTTGGGTGCACCACCCAATATTCCATGACACCGGCTTTTTCATATAAATTAAGTTTATAGACCAAATCCATTTTCGCTGTGCCTGGTGACAGTATCTCAATAACTAAGTCCGGTGCGCCGTTGCAACCATGCTCATCCAGCTTTGACTTATTACATACCACGACAATATCAGGCTGTACTACATTAATTATACTGCTATCATCCTCCGCACCCAAAGGCAGACGAACATCGAAGGGGGCACAATAAATTTCACAGGGTTTCCCCTCCCTAAATAATCTTGAGTTTTCTTTCCAATACTCCCGTTTTCACAGGATTACGCAAGGTTAAACAGAGCGTATGCAGGCACGGAGAGCGTCGAACGCCTAATCCAGCGGGAAAGAGGCACAGCAAAGCCAGCATCAAGTGTTTTTTGATGACAGGCCAAACGGTAAACCACATTTCCCGCAGCAGCAAACCTCCCATGTCTAACAGGGTCGTTGCCCTCAATTCCTTCGTTCTGCTTGCCTGCAAGGTGGTGTCAGTCGTGCTCGTATGCCGAGTCGTTGCTCTGATGGAGAATTTTGATGACCAACTACCGGCTCTGTTTTTGTTTTGCAAAATACTGATGGACGGAAGCCCGGTGCATCCCCGCGACGCTTCAGGGAGCAGCTTCCTGTAACGGTTACGCCGCTTGCTGCGGCTGGTTCCTATGAATATCCGCAAGCAGTCTCACGGGGTCGTAAGCGCAGCCTTTTGTCGAGACCGCGTAAAACACTCGGATGAGCTTACAACTCATAGCAATAATGGATTGTTTTTTCTTCAACGGGTTCTTTTCCCTGGTTGTATAGTATTGATGCAGTTGCCGGAACTCTGGGCTGCCATGCCATCCAACCAGCATAATGGCGGCCCGGAACAAAACCGTTCGCAACCGGGAGCGTCCCCGTCTGCTGATGCCTGTTTGTCCCTTGAATTTGCCGGAACTGTTCTGCGTGATGGCAAGACCGGCCAGCTTTTGAATCTGCCTTGGCGAATCGAACCGTCGGACGGCGCCGACCTCTGCGAAGAACCCGGCCACGGTCACGAGGCCAATACCGGGGATTTTCATCAACTCGGCTACCGCAGGTATTTGTTCGCACAATGCCTCTATCATGGACATGATTTCCGCAAGCTGCTGGGCCTTGGCGTCGTAATCTTCCAGTAGTAGCTTCAATTCTGTTCGGGCTGCTCCCATGCCGTCCCTGCATCCGATGCTCTTTTTAGCCGCCGCATACAGGTTCTGGGCACGCTTCTTTCCCACCGCCCGCAGTTTCATGCGTCGCCAGATGGTGTTGATACCGTCCGGCCCTAAAGCAGCCAGGTCGGCGGGAAAGGGGGCTTCATGCAGGATCGCCATACTACCAGTTTGGCTGAAATTTACAAAGACACTTCGATATTCGGGAAAATAAATTTTCAGCCACCGCTGGATTTGATTCTTCGCTATCACCATCTCCCTGATAATACGCTCACGGACATTCATCGCTATCCGTAGGTCGGCGTATACGCCCTCTGGGATATATGGCTCGCAGTAGCGCCCCTCCAGTACCAATTTGGCAATGACCTTCGGGTCTTTCAGGTCGCTCTTGCTCGGGTGGTTGTCATCCAATTCCTTGCTTTTCTTTACATGGTGCGGATTTACCAAAACCAACTTGATGTCGCTGTCTTTTAGATATTCCGCCAGCGTGAACCAGTAGTGGCCCGTTGGCTCTGCCCCGATGACAACCTGATCCTTGCTGTTTTTCGCCGCTACATCCCATATCCATGAGGTCAGGAGCACAAAGCCCTCCGCATCGTTTTCAAAATGGAATGCTTTGGTCAGTTCAATCCCGCGCCAGTCGAACGCTCGTGCCCAATGGCTCTCGCTGGCGATATCCACACCGACCACCATTGTGCTTTCTGTCAATTGACGAATTTTTTCGTTCTGTGTTACACTCATTTTGGATACTCCCTTCAATGCTATGCTCGTTTTTTAATTAGGGCATTCGGCAACTCTGTTGCTGTTTGACCCTGCTTGGGGCTTGACCCCTTTGAGCTAATTGTAGGGAGTATCTTCTTTTTGTTCAATCGCCGTTTTTAACCGTTTACAGGAATGCTCGTATAATAAGTTTTGTAAGCAATCAACCGCTATTGTTTTACAAAGCTTATTTTATTTTTAACCCGGATAGCAATCCCTGATGCTAAAATATTCGTAAGAGAATTTAGCAAAGGTAACGTCTATTTCCCCTTGCAAAACCATTTGGTTATTGCTTAGAAAGCTTGACGCCTGCCTTACTCATCAAATGCCGCTAACACAGATGTTGCATCTCTGGGCGAAAGATTTCCAGCAAGATTACTTTCACAGATGAATGCTGATTATGCGAGGGTGCGGTCAGTGAGTAAGATCAGGGTATTCCTTTCTATCTTTCTTATTCCAGCCAGAAAGGTGGTGAGATTTTTATGAAGAAGGCGGATCTTCTTTCTACTTTGTTTGTGGGTATTGACGTAAGTTCTCGAGAAAATGTCGTCTGTGCTATTGATTATGAAGCCCAAAAACTTTTGCGGTTTTCTGTTCAAAACAATCACCCTGGCGCTGTTGAGATGTCTGAAAAACTTCATACCTTCCTTTCTGGAAACTGTGATATCAACAAGCTGATGGTTGCTTTAGAATCCACATCTTTCTATGGAATTCATATCGCCAATTATTTGTCTTCATGTAAACTGTTAATGCCATTTCATACTCATGTTTATTGTTTGAATCCCAAGATGATTGCCAATTACAAAAAGTCGTATATTGACTTAGGGAAAAACGATGGCATTGACGCTTTTGTAATCGCTGATTTTGCCAGAGTGGGCCGAATTACTACTGCCCCTTGGCGTGGCAGCCAGTTTCTCGCTCTGCAACGCCTGACCCGCCATCGTTTACACATCGCCGGTTCGCTTACTCGCGAGAAAACCTATATGCTCTCGAATATATTTCTCAAATTCAGTGAGTTTTCTATGCTCGACGAGGATAAGCAGCCTTTTTCAAACAATTACGGCGCTACGGCTTCTTCGGTTTTAACCGATTTTCTCTCTACAG
Proteins encoded in this window:
- a CDS encoding IS110 family transposase, with the translated sequence MSVTQNEKIRQLTESTMVVGVDIASESHWARAFDWRGIELTKAFHFENDAEGFVLLTSWIWDVAAKNSKDQVVIGAEPTGHYWFTLAEYLKDSDIKLVLVNPHHVKKSKELDDNHPSKSDLKDPKVIAKLVLEGRYCEPYIPEGVYADLRIAMNVRERIIREMVIAKNQIQRWLKIYFPEYRSVFVNFSQTGSMAILHEAPFPADLAALGPDGINTIWRRMKLRAVGKKRAQNLYAAAKKSIGCRDGMGAARTELKLLLEDYDAKAQQLAEIMSMIEALCEQIPAVAELMKIPGIGLVTVAGFFAEVGAVRRFDSPRQIQKLAGLAITQNSSGKFKGQTGISRRGRSRLRTVLFRAAIMLVGWHGSPEFRQLHQYYTTREKNPLKKKQSIIAMSCKLIRVFYAVSTKGCAYDPVRLLADIHRNQPQQAA